In the Chroococcidiopsis sp. SAG 2025 genome, one interval contains:
- a CDS encoding nicotinate-nucleotide adenylyltransferase, giving the protein MRIALFGTSADPPTAGHQEILCWLAERYDRVAVWAADNPFKSQQTPLQHRAQMLQLLIAEIEPQRQNIGFYQELSSHRTLETVEKAQQWGQVELTLVIGADLIEQLPRWYRIKDLLQQVQLLVIPRPGYGIEESDLARLRELGAKIAIADLTGLDVSSTAYRDRCDPEAVTPQVKAYIHQQHLYKCQDAPKEKLSIR; this is encoded by the coding sequence ATGAGGATTGCTTTATTTGGCACGAGTGCCGATCCACCGACAGCAGGACATCAAGAAATTTTGTGTTGGCTAGCAGAACGTTACGATCGCGTAGCGGTTTGGGCAGCAGATAACCCGTTTAAGTCGCAGCAAACACCGTTACAACATCGCGCTCAAATGTTGCAACTGTTAATTGCCGAGATCGAACCTCAACGGCAGAATATTGGGTTTTATCAGGAGTTGAGCAGCCATCGAACGCTGGAAACAGTGGAAAAGGCGCAACAATGGGGACAGGTAGAACTAACGTTAGTTATTGGTGCGGATTTAATCGAACAATTACCCCGCTGGTATCGAATTAAAGATTTATTACAGCAGGTACAATTACTAGTTATACCGCGCCCAGGATATGGGATAGAGGAATCGGATTTGGCACGCTTGCGCGAGTTAGGGGCAAAGATTGCGATCGCCGATTTGACTGGTTTAGATGTCTCTTCTACAGCGTATCGCGATCGCTGCGATCCAGAAGCCGTTACCCCACAAGTCAAGGCATACATTCACCAACAGCATTTGTACAAATGCCAGGACGCACCCAAAGAAAAGTTATCGATCCGATAA
- a CDS encoding nicotinate phosphoribosyltransferase encodes MTSSRWNGAENTILQEREDRALTLTEVDYSLLTDLYQLTMAACYVGEGLEQSQASFELTVRRLPQGFGYLIAMGLAQALEYLEKLRFSPEQIVALQATGLFQQAPKQFWSLLAEAEFTGDVWAVREGTAIFPHEPLLRVEAPLWQAQLVETYLLNTINYQTLVATRAARMRDVAGAEATLLEFGTRRAFSPQASLWAARAALAAGLDATSNVLAAVRLGQKTSGTMAHSLVMALAATAGSEADAFTAFHRYFPGAPLLIDTYDTIAAAQSLAESIHSGKMQLTGVRIDSGDLLTLSQQVRSLLPGVPIFASGDVDEWEIARLKASGACIDGYGLGTRLVTGAPVNGVYKLVEIDGIPVMKESSGKMTYPGRKQIFRHYGETLHVTSLRDRLGLITDNPRSGEQPLLEMVMQGGKIIQPPEAIAQIRQRTAATVESLPTQCRQLDNPTTVEVQISAALQELTETTKHQPRRIVASEGRS; translated from the coding sequence ATGACGAGTTCACGCTGGAACGGTGCGGAAAACACCATACTCCAAGAACGAGAAGATCGAGCCTTGACGCTGACAGAGGTTGATTACAGCCTGCTGACCGATCTTTATCAGCTAACAATGGCAGCTTGCTATGTTGGTGAAGGGTTGGAACAATCTCAGGCAAGTTTTGAATTAACAGTGCGCCGCTTACCCCAAGGATTCGGTTATTTAATCGCCATGGGTTTAGCCCAAGCATTAGAATACTTGGAAAAGTTGAGATTTAGCCCCGAACAAATTGTAGCTTTGCAGGCTACGGGACTGTTTCAGCAAGCACCAAAACAATTTTGGTCGCTGCTGGCTGAGGCTGAGTTTACGGGCGATGTATGGGCTGTACGGGAAGGAACGGCAATATTTCCTCACGAACCACTATTACGAGTGGAAGCCCCTTTGTGGCAAGCGCAGTTAGTAGAAACCTATCTTCTCAATACCATTAATTATCAAACCTTGGTAGCTACACGCGCCGCCAGAATGCGGGATGTTGCGGGTGCGGAGGCAACGTTATTAGAATTTGGTACGCGCAGGGCATTTAGTCCTCAAGCTTCTCTGTGGGCAGCTCGTGCCGCTTTAGCAGCAGGACTAGATGCTACGTCGAACGTACTAGCAGCGGTACGACTGGGGCAAAAAACCAGCGGGACAATGGCACACTCGCTAGTGATGGCACTTGCAGCTACAGCAGGTAGCGAAGCTGACGCATTTACCGCTTTCCATCGCTATTTTCCGGGAGCGCCGCTATTGATTGATACTTACGATACAATCGCCGCCGCTCAATCCTTGGCAGAATCAATTCACTCAGGCAAAATGCAACTGACTGGAGTGAGAATCGATTCGGGGGATTTGCTAACTCTATCGCAACAGGTGCGATCGCTCCTCCCTGGTGTACCAATCTTCGCCAGTGGTGACGTAGACGAATGGGAGATTGCCAGACTGAAAGCAAGTGGTGCTTGCATTGACGGTTACGGATTGGGAACGCGATTGGTTACGGGTGCGCCTGTCAATGGTGTCTACAAGCTGGTAGAAATTGATGGCATTCCAGTCATGAAAGAATCGAGCGGCAAAATGACTTATCCCGGTCGCAAGCAGATTTTTCGCCACTATGGAGAGACGTTACATGTAACGTCTCTACGCGATCGCCTGGGATTAATAACGGACAATCCGCGATCGGGCGAACAACCTTTGCTAGAAATGGTGATGCAGGGAGGGAAAATCATACAGCCACCAGAAGCGATTGCTCAGATTCGCCAACGAACGGCAGCGACAGTTGAAAGCCTACCTACCCAGTGCAGGCAACTCGATAATCCTACAACAGTAGAGGTGCAAATTTCTGCTGCTTTACAGGAGTTGACAGAGACAACAAAACACCAACCGCGCAGGATTGTAGCTAGCGAAGGAAGATCATGA
- the radC gene encoding RadC family protein, translated as MTYCLRIADLPTTERPRERLITHGAQILATAELIAILLGTGQGAGKLSAVGLGQYILQELSKNQREPLAVLREVSIQELMQIDGIGPAKATTILAAVELGKRVFQSRPLDRQPIESPAVAAAVLSQDLMWQPQERFAVLLLDVKNRLIGTKVITIGTATETLASPREIFREVIRQGATRVIVAHNHPSGNVEPSSQDIELTRQLLAGAQLLGIPILDHLILGNGNHQSLRELTGLWEEYPQGD; from the coding sequence ATGACCTATTGCCTCAGAATTGCCGATTTACCAACTACAGAACGCCCCCGTGAGAGGCTAATAACTCATGGAGCGCAAATTTTAGCCACTGCCGAGTTAATTGCTATTTTGCTCGGTACGGGGCAAGGAGCAGGAAAACTTTCTGCTGTTGGATTAGGGCAATATATCTTACAAGAATTGAGTAAAAATCAACGCGAACCTTTAGCAGTGTTGCGAGAAGTCAGCATTCAAGAACTGATGCAAATTGATGGTATTGGTCCTGCCAAAGCAACAACCATTTTGGCAGCAGTTGAGTTGGGTAAGCGTGTGTTTCAGTCTCGTCCTTTAGACCGTCAACCAATAGAAAGTCCCGCAGTAGCGGCGGCGGTGTTGAGTCAAGATTTAATGTGGCAACCTCAGGAGCGTTTTGCCGTCTTACTTTTAGATGTAAAAAATCGTCTCATTGGGACGAAGGTGATAACAATTGGTACGGCAACAGAAACTCTTGCTTCTCCCCGTGAAATTTTCCGCGAGGTAATTCGTCAAGGAGCAACGCGAGTCATTGTGGCTCACAATCACCCTTCAGGAAATGTCGAACCGAGTTCGCAAGATATTGAATTAACCCGCCAGTTATTAGCAGGAGCGCAGTTATTAGGTATTCCCATACTCGATCATCTAATTTTAGGTAATGGCAACCATCAAAGCTTGCGAGAGCTAACTGGTTTGTGGGAAGAATACCCGCAGGGAGATTGA